The following are from one region of the Vibrio rarus genome:
- the rng gene encoding ribonuclease G, whose protein sequence is MSAELLINSTPSETRVAMIEGGVLQEVHIEREARRGIVGNIYKGRVSRVLPGMQAAFVDIGLDKAAFLHASDIVPHTECVAENEKKQFKVRDISELVRQGQDIVVQVVKDPLGTKGARLTTDITLPSRYLVFMPGASHVGVSQRIESESERNRLKKIVAPYCSESGGFIIRTAAEGADERELAQDAAFLERLWVKVMERRSKYITRSTLYGELGLAPRILRDFVGTELSLIQVDSRLVYESLLEFTEEFVPELTDKLVLYDGDKPIFDLYDAESEIQRSLDRKVTLKSGGYLIIDQTEAMTTVDINTGAFVGRRNLEETIFNTNLEATEAIARQLRLRNLGGIIIIDFIDMMSDEHRKRVLNSLDIALSHDRVKTNINGFTQLGLVEMTRKRTRESIEHVLCSDCPSCEGRGSVKTVETVCYEVLREITRVNRAYDADEFLVYASISVAEALQGEESHALAELELFIGKEVKITAEPLYVQEQFDVIMM, encoded by the coding sequence ATGAGTGCAGAGTTATTGATCAACTCAACCCCTAGTGAAACACGGGTTGCAATGATCGAAGGCGGTGTCCTTCAAGAAGTTCATATAGAAAGAGAAGCCAGACGAGGTATTGTCGGCAATATCTATAAAGGTCGAGTCAGTCGAGTCTTGCCGGGTATGCAGGCAGCATTTGTGGATATTGGGCTAGATAAAGCGGCCTTTTTGCACGCCTCCGATATCGTGCCCCATACCGAATGTGTGGCAGAAAACGAAAAGAAACAGTTTAAAGTTCGCGATATTTCAGAACTGGTTCGCCAAGGACAAGACATCGTAGTGCAAGTGGTGAAAGATCCTCTTGGCACAAAAGGCGCTCGTCTCACCACAGATATTACTCTCCCTTCTCGTTACTTAGTCTTTATGCCGGGTGCAAGCCATGTGGGTGTATCACAGCGCATAGAATCCGAAAGTGAACGTAATCGACTTAAAAAAATCGTCGCCCCTTATTGCAGTGAGTCCGGTGGTTTTATTATTCGCACGGCAGCAGAAGGTGCCGATGAAAGAGAACTAGCACAAGACGCTGCTTTTCTTGAGCGCTTATGGGTAAAAGTGATGGAGCGTCGCTCTAAATACATCACTCGTTCAACCTTATACGGCGAACTGGGCCTTGCACCGCGTATTTTGCGTGACTTTGTGGGAACAGAGCTGTCTTTAATTCAAGTGGACTCTCGTTTGGTATACGAATCTTTACTGGAGTTTACCGAAGAGTTTGTCCCTGAATTAACCGACAAGTTGGTATTGTACGATGGTGATAAGCCTATTTTTGATCTGTACGATGCCGAAAGTGAAATTCAGCGCTCTCTCGATCGTAAAGTAACGTTAAAATCGGGTGGTTATCTGATTATTGATCAAACAGAGGCGATGACCACTGTGGACATCAATACCGGTGCATTTGTTGGCCGACGTAACCTTGAAGAGACCATCTTCAATACCAACTTAGAAGCCACCGAAGCCATTGCTCGTCAACTTAGACTGAGAAACCTAGGGGGTATCATCATTATCGACTTTATCGATATGATGAGTGACGAACACCGCAAGCGGGTGCTCAATTCCCTAGATATAGCCCTTAGTCATGACAGAGTAAAAACCAATATTAACGGTTTTACGCAATTAGGTTTGGTAGAGATGACCCGCAAACGTACTCGAGAAAGTATCGAGCATGTTTTATGTTCCGACTGCCCTAGTTGTGAAGGTAGAGGTTCGGTGAAAACCGTCGAGACCGTCTGTTACGAAGTGTTGCGCGAAATCACTCGTGTTAACCGCGCCTATGATGCGGATGAGTTTTTAGTTTATGCTTCTATATCCGTAGCAGAAGCCCTGCAAGGTGAAGAGTCTCATGCACTGGCCGAGTTGGAATTATTCATAGGCAAAGAAGTTAAAATTACCGCTGAACCGCTTTATGTCCAAGAGCAGTTCGACGTTATCATGATGTAG
- a CDS encoding Maf family protein has product MQKSLILASASPRRRELLSQLGYEFSILVSDIEEVRQLDETPTQYVQRLAESKAKTVLQQARSKGIVAPVIIGSDTIVTQGQQVFEKPHSLQDSLGMLGQLSNAQHQVMTAVCVCDDDKTETIICITDVWFKPLSPQEIEDYWQTGEPCDKAGSYGIQGIGGKFVTRIEGSYHSVVGLPLFETEQLLHQFL; this is encoded by the coding sequence ATGCAAAAATCTTTAATATTGGCATCTGCCTCACCAAGAAGACGAGAACTTTTATCTCAATTAGGCTATGAATTCAGTATACTTGTCAGTGATATAGAAGAAGTACGACAGCTAGATGAAACACCAACGCAGTATGTTCAGCGATTAGCTGAAAGCAAAGCAAAAACGGTTCTGCAACAGGCTCGCTCAAAGGGCATAGTAGCACCGGTCATTATCGGTTCAGATACTATTGTGACTCAAGGACAACAAGTATTTGAAAAGCCTCACTCCCTACAAGATAGCTTAGGGATGCTAGGTCAGCTTTCTAATGCACAGCATCAAGTAATGACGGCAGTATGCGTGTGTGATGATGACAAAACAGAAACCATCATTTGTATTACAGACGTGTGGTTTAAGCCTCTTAGCCCTCAAGAAATAGAAGATTATTGGCAAACAGGTGAACCATGCGACAAAGCAGGAAGCTACGGAATTCAGGGTATAGGTGGGAAGTTTGTCACTCGTATTGAAGGCAGTTATCACTCAGTCGTAGGGCTACCTTTATTTGAAACCGAACAGCTCTTGCACCAATTTTTATAA
- the mreD gene encoding rod shape-determining protein MreD — protein sequence MANSAFGSKMVIWATFLVALILQTIPWPGTMEVLRPSWLVLITCYWVMAAPHRVNVGTGLFLGLVWDLVLGSTLGIHGLMMAIVTYLVAVNFLVIRNMALWQQALVMALLSMLSVSLEFFGEFVIQDVVFNPNSLWVALINAILWPWLFLLLRRVRRIWRVR from the coding sequence ATGGCGAATAGTGCCTTTGGTAGCAAAATGGTTATTTGGGCAACCTTCCTCGTTGCTCTTATTTTGCAAACAATTCCATGGCCTGGAACAATGGAAGTGTTGCGTCCTTCATGGTTAGTACTCATTACCTGCTATTGGGTTATGGCCGCTCCTCACCGCGTGAATGTAGGGACTGGATTGTTCTTAGGTCTAGTGTGGGATCTGGTGCTTGGCTCTACTTTGGGTATTCATGGCTTGATGATGGCTATTGTTACCTATTTAGTGGCGGTGAACTTCCTTGTGATCCGCAACATGGCCTTGTGGCAACAAGCCTTAGTGATGGCGCTGTTAAGTATGTTGAGCGTATCACTGGAGTTCTTTGGTGAGTTTGTGATTCAAGATGTGGTGTTTAACCCTAATTCATTATGGGTGGCATTAATCAACGCCATCTTATGGCCGTGGCTGTTCCTATTACTGCGTCGCGTGCGTCGTATCTGGCGAGTAAGGTAG
- a CDS encoding carbon-nitrogen hydrolase family protein yields MNPAKIGLIQMTSTNDVMSNYRYIEQQVNTLAKQGCQLIVTPENSLLFDNIHGYQSIAEPLNAGEYQTKFSQLAKQLSVWIVVGSFPIKANDNKLYSTCLVFDDNGALAAHYNKMHLFDVEVDDKHGCYRESDCFEHGTQPRVVKTPFATLGLSICYDLRFANLYNLLTQSGAEVLLVPAAFTFITGEAHWETLLRARAIENQAWVIGVGQCGQHSANRQTWGHSMVIDPWGNVVTKGGKTPCNIVADIELQQVKQVRKAMPVASHQKISSLITHEENE; encoded by the coding sequence ATGAATCCAGCAAAAATAGGCTTAATTCAAATGACATCCACCAATGATGTCATGAGCAATTATCGTTACATAGAACAACAAGTGAACACGCTTGCTAAGCAAGGGTGTCAGCTTATTGTGACCCCAGAGAACAGCCTGCTTTTTGATAATATTCACGGCTATCAAAGCATAGCCGAGCCACTTAACGCTGGTGAGTATCAGACAAAATTCTCCCAACTGGCGAAACAGTTATCGGTATGGATTGTCGTGGGCTCTTTTCCAATTAAAGCCAATGATAACAAGCTGTATTCTACCTGCTTAGTCTTTGATGATAATGGCGCTTTAGCTGCTCATTACAATAAGATGCATCTATTTGATGTTGAAGTGGATGATAAGCACGGCTGTTATCGCGAGTCCGACTGCTTTGAGCATGGCACCCAGCCAAGGGTGGTGAAGACCCCGTTTGCTACACTGGGTTTATCCATTTGCTACGATCTTAGGTTTGCTAATTTGTATAACCTACTTACCCAGTCTGGAGCCGAAGTGTTGTTGGTTCCTGCTGCATTTACTTTTATTACCGGTGAGGCTCATTGGGAAACGCTTCTGCGCGCAAGAGCGATTGAAAATCAAGCTTGGGTGATTGGTGTTGGTCAATGTGGTCAGCATTCAGCCAATCGACAAACCTGGGGGCATTCTATGGTGATAGACCCTTGGGGTAACGTCGTTACTAAAGGGGGAAAAACCCCGTGCAATATAGTAGCGGATATTGAATTACAACAAGTGAAGCAAGTTCGTAAGGCCATGCCTGTCGCTTCACATCAGAAAATTTCTAGCCTCATAACGCATGAGGAAAATGAGTAA
- a CDS encoding rod shape-determining protein, whose amino-acid sequence MFKKIRGMFSNDLSIDLGTANTLIYVKGQGIVLDEPSVVAIRQDRAGSAKSVAAVGHDAKQMLGRTPGNISAIRPMKDGVIADFFVTEKMLQHFIKQVHDNSILKPSPRVLVCVPCGSTQVERRAIRESALGAGAREVYLIDEPMAAAIGAGLRVSEPTGSMVVDIGGGTTEVAVISLNGVVYSSSVRIGGDRFDEAIINYVRRNYGSLIGEATAEKIKHMIGSAYPGDEVEELEVRGRNLAEGVPRSFSLNSNEILEALQEPLSGIVSAVMVALEQCPPELASDISENGMVLTGGGALLKDLDRLLTEETGIPVVVAEEPLTCVARGGGKALEMIDVHGGDLFSEE is encoded by the coding sequence ATGTTTAAAAAAATTCGCGGAATGTTCTCAAACGACCTGTCTATCGATTTGGGTACAGCGAACACACTAATTTATGTAAAAGGACAAGGCATTGTCCTAGATGAGCCATCTGTTGTGGCTATTCGTCAAGATCGTGCAGGCTCAGCAAAAAGTGTTGCGGCTGTGGGTCATGATGCAAAACAAATGCTAGGGCGTACTCCTGGCAATATTTCAGCTATTCGTCCAATGAAAGACGGCGTAATCGCTGACTTTTTCGTAACTGAAAAAATGCTGCAACACTTTATTAAGCAGGTTCACGATAATAGCATCCTAAAACCAAGCCCTCGCGTATTGGTTTGTGTCCCTTGTGGTTCAACACAAGTAGAACGCCGTGCAATTCGTGAATCAGCATTAGGTGCTGGCGCTCGTGAAGTGTACCTAATTGATGAGCCAATGGCGGCGGCAATTGGTGCAGGACTGCGCGTTTCTGAGCCAACAGGTTCAATGGTGGTTGATATCGGTGGTGGTACAACTGAAGTTGCGGTTATCTCGCTTAACGGCGTGGTGTACTCATCGTCTGTACGCATTGGTGGTGACCGCTTTGATGAAGCCATCATTAACTACGTGCGTCGTAACTACGGCAGCTTAATTGGTGAAGCAACCGCTGAGAAGATCAAACACATGATCGGTTCGGCCTACCCAGGTGACGAAGTCGAAGAACTAGAAGTACGTGGCCGTAACCTTGCAGAAGGTGTGCCTCGTAGCTTTAGCCTAAACTCAAACGAAATCTTAGAAGCACTGCAAGAGCCTCTATCTGGTATCGTTTCTGCGGTAATGGTTGCACTAGAGCAGTGTCCACCTGAGCTAGCTTCTGATATTTCAGAAAACGGCATGGTTCTTACCGGTGGTGGTGCATTACTGAAAGATCTTGATCGTTTGCTAACAGAAGAAACGGGCATTCCTGTGGTTGTGGCTGAAGAGCCGTTAACATGTGTGGCTCGTGGTGGCGGTAAAGCGCTAGAAATGATTGATGTGCACGGTGGTGATCTATTCAGTGAAGAATAA
- the mreC gene encoding rod shape-determining protein MreC, translating to MNPIFGRGPSLQLRLFFAVLLSASLMLADSRLDAFSNVRYVLNSTIAPIQYLADLPRNMFSGLYERFSSKQQLLITNKALREELLKRKSELSLLAQYKEENQRFRKLLGSTFVRDEKKVVTEVMAVDSSSYHQQIVIDKGHLDGVYQGQPVINESGIVGQVIKVGAHNSRVLLLTDANSAIPVQVIRNDIRVIAAGSGDFTQIHLQHIPSNFDIQDGDVLVSSGLGGVYPEGYPVATVSKVTIDNHQQFSTIEATPAVDFGRLRYLLLVWPHQVEQDVSLQETPVAPTPVVEVQDGE from the coding sequence ATGAATCCAATCTTTGGCAGAGGCCCTTCTCTGCAATTGAGACTCTTTTTTGCCGTATTACTATCAGCCAGCTTAATGTTGGCTGATAGTCGTTTAGACGCCTTCTCAAATGTACGCTATGTGTTGAACAGCACGATAGCGCCCATTCAGTATCTTGCTGACTTACCAAGAAACATGTTCAGTGGGCTTTATGAACGTTTTAGTAGCAAGCAACAGCTTCTCATCACCAATAAAGCATTGCGTGAGGAGCTACTAAAGAGAAAAAGTGAACTGTCACTGTTAGCGCAATACAAAGAAGAAAACCAAAGGTTTAGAAAACTACTGGGCTCTACTTTTGTGCGTGATGAAAAGAAAGTGGTCACCGAAGTAATGGCGGTTGACTCCTCTTCATACCATCAGCAAATTGTTATTGATAAAGGCCATTTAGATGGGGTTTATCAAGGACAACCTGTGATAAACGAAAGTGGCATAGTAGGGCAGGTGATCAAGGTTGGGGCGCATAATAGTCGCGTACTGCTGCTCACCGATGCCAACTCAGCCATTCCGGTACAAGTGATTCGCAATGACATTCGAGTGATTGCCGCGGGAAGCGGTGACTTTACTCAGATCCACCTGCAACATATCCCAAGTAACTTTGACATCCAAGATGGCGATGTCTTGGTATCATCAGGTTTAGGCGGTGTGTATCCTGAAGGATACCCTGTGGCTACAGTAAGCAAAGTGACCATAGATAACCATCAACAGTTTTCCACTATAGAGGCCACCCCTGCGGTAGATTTTGGTCGCTTACGTTACTTGTTGTTGGTTTGGCCCCATCAAGTTGAACAAGATGTCTCTCTACAAGAAACACCAGTAGCACCAACTCCGGTAGTCGAGGTTCAAGATGGCGAATAG
- a CDS encoding YhdP family protein, which translates to MASYSIRLERCILSLLVFIFVSLAVLVTALRIALPRLDHYQHDIEHWVNKASGLNFTIGEVHGYWKNTHPSLSLSGLQADIPKGVKAFSVGEVRAEFDLVDSLLSLKPKLSELTVDGLHIDISDIDIFHHNEDSDPSSQQGERQLLSNIEDLLLRQLSEFSITHSTVVFKDVAGEVREVEIDKLSWNNSGNRHRADGVVSLKDVQLNSVSVIADFTDIDGFSDISGNFYLQGNNFNIIPWVSPYLADDIVIDKGRISLNTWISLKNNQPVDAYLELSPSRLEWRDKHHKKNSIAIKSGVMKLDPTEDGWQLNGQDLAFSSNGKPWPELTVAFQWAPERWRLNANQLSIGSLKPALDLFPDMQKTEKWVNTVNLGGTVQDIRVSMGKGIDTLRYSAKIKDGRMNYWDLIPGFHTLEGQVFGRSDLAKATLMLIDDTLPYGDVFQAPLKIRQAEADIVWQSDDDGWRLWSDKITAATPDLQVLGAFKLDFPKQAPAFLSFYAEADLLNAGETWRYLPTLALGRGLTDYLSAGIQGGTVKTAKLLWYGELPHFPYTHNDGVFQAWVPLRKTKFSFSTAWPPLTDMQLDLLFENETMFLDSKDAKLLNIHADRISGQIPKMHGDGHIELFAAAKAEGSDVRDYMSATPLVGSVGAALTTIDIKGQVDSQFQLYIPFSESEESRAWGYADLHDNNINITAPPMMLKKATGRIEFDNDVVRSSGLKARVLDQPIALDFTGQNADSSYDTRIDLIGDWSIKPLEPYLGKTWLEPISGHAPWNMGIDLQINDVGFTYQIDAKSNLTTLASRYPAPMNKKKGQNWQARMQASGNQESISARLQLPNAKFQTEIDISKGKPLLKATNTIIGSGSFRVSPIVGHHASLRLPKFNLDQWLDALDRPDVGPKPIVSELNAPEFPMPQRIRVQTGSFTVGGLDWDRVNFSARNRDKTWDFDLDSSQAKGKARYDGQNLNVNLSKLQLYLADADEPKQKPKQSKKTEPPRPLISDFDRAFFAKVPDMNLNIDDFWMQGYKVGKVDAAMKHEGHRIVWDKANLTSGQSSLFAKGWWTLTDKQSNTHLSFDMKGENNSEIMARFGIDSGIQKAPFEFKSSLDWQGSPWNMRVDTVNGSLDAKFGRGVISDVGGAAKLLGMFSLDSLIRRMQLDFSDVFDDGLAFDSIQGTGKVENGIFVTNNLKMDSISGDMTIRGLANLNTQMVDAEVTFKPDVTSGIPMLTAFAVAPQTALYVLAISTVVAPVIEVITQVTYEIKGPMNSPQVKEKSRRKGDFEVPKQLRSESKGNKS; encoded by the coding sequence TTGGCGTCATATTCTATTCGGCTAGAGCGATGCATTCTTTCGTTACTGGTTTTTATTTTTGTATCGTTAGCGGTGTTAGTCACCGCTTTACGTATTGCTCTGCCTCGTCTTGATCATTATCAACACGACATAGAACATTGGGTTAATAAAGCTTCTGGCCTTAACTTCACTATCGGTGAAGTACACGGCTATTGGAAAAACACCCACCCCTCATTATCACTCTCTGGCTTACAAGCGGATATCCCCAAAGGGGTAAAAGCGTTTTCCGTTGGAGAAGTGCGCGCCGAATTTGATTTGGTGGACTCCTTACTCAGTCTAAAACCGAAGCTCAGTGAGTTGACGGTGGACGGTCTGCACATTGATATCAGTGATATTGATATATTTCATCACAATGAAGACTCAGACCCATCGTCACAACAGGGTGAGCGACAACTGCTGTCCAACATAGAAGACTTACTACTTCGTCAATTAAGTGAGTTCTCCATTACTCACTCAACGGTAGTGTTTAAAGATGTGGCAGGAGAAGTGCGTGAAGTTGAAATTGACAAATTAAGCTGGAATAACAGCGGCAATCGTCACCGTGCCGATGGTGTCGTCAGCCTTAAAGATGTGCAATTAAATAGTGTCAGCGTTATTGCCGATTTTACCGACATTGACGGATTCTCTGATATTAGCGGGAATTTTTACCTGCAAGGGAACAACTTTAATATCATCCCTTGGGTATCCCCTTATCTTGCCGATGACATAGTAATTGATAAAGGGCGAATCAGTTTAAATACGTGGATCTCTCTTAAAAATAATCAACCGGTGGATGCCTATTTAGAATTATCCCCGTCTCGTCTTGAGTGGCGTGATAAACACCATAAAAAGAACTCCATTGCGATAAAAAGTGGGGTGATGAAACTAGACCCTACAGAAGATGGCTGGCAGTTAAATGGGCAAGACTTAGCCTTTAGTTCCAACGGCAAGCCATGGCCTGAACTTACTGTGGCATTTCAATGGGCACCAGAGCGTTGGCGATTAAATGCCAATCAACTCAGTATTGGTAGCTTGAAGCCAGCACTAGACTTATTCCCCGACATGCAAAAAACCGAGAAATGGGTCAATACCGTTAATCTCGGAGGCACAGTACAAGATATTCGAGTTTCGATGGGCAAAGGCATCGATACCCTGCGCTATTCTGCCAAGATCAAAGATGGACGCATGAACTATTGGGATTTAATTCCCGGTTTTCATACTTTAGAAGGGCAAGTGTTTGGCCGTTCCGATCTGGCTAAAGCAACACTAATGTTAATTGATGACACCCTTCCATATGGTGACGTGTTCCAAGCGCCGTTAAAAATACGTCAAGCGGAAGCGGACATTGTTTGGCAGTCAGACGACGACGGTTGGCGACTCTGGTCTGACAAAATTACCGCCGCCACTCCCGACTTACAGGTGCTAGGGGCGTTTAAACTCGATTTTCCTAAGCAAGCTCCTGCTTTTTTATCTTTTTACGCAGAAGCCGACTTACTTAATGCCGGAGAAACTTGGCGTTACTTGCCAACATTGGCTCTGGGACGCGGACTCACGGATTACCTGTCTGCGGGTATTCAAGGGGGCACAGTTAAAACGGCTAAGTTGCTTTGGTATGGGGAGTTACCTCATTTCCCATACACGCATAACGATGGGGTTTTCCAAGCTTGGGTGCCTTTACGCAAGACGAAGTTTAGCTTTAGTACCGCGTGGCCACCCCTCACCGACATGCAACTTGACCTGTTGTTTGAAAACGAAACCATGTTTTTGGACTCAAAAGACGCCAAGTTACTCAATATTCACGCGGATCGCATCTCGGGACAAATCCCGAAAATGCACGGCGATGGGCATATAGAATTGTTTGCTGCCGCTAAGGCAGAAGGCTCTGATGTACGAGACTACATGAGTGCCACCCCATTAGTGGGCTCGGTAGGTGCTGCCTTAACCACCATTGATATCAAGGGTCAAGTGGACTCTCAGTTCCAACTCTACATTCCATTTAGTGAAAGTGAGGAGTCAAGGGCGTGGGGCTATGCGGATCTGCACGATAATAATATCAATATCACTGCGCCACCTATGATGCTGAAAAAAGCCACTGGACGAATTGAGTTTGATAATGACGTCGTGCGCTCTTCTGGGTTAAAAGCCCGAGTTTTAGATCAGCCGATAGCCTTGGATTTTACTGGGCAAAATGCCGATTCTAGTTACGACACTCGCATAGATTTAATTGGCGATTGGAGCATTAAGCCACTAGAGCCGTACCTTGGTAAAACGTGGCTAGAACCTATTTCTGGTCATGCGCCATGGAATATGGGCATTGACTTACAAATCAATGATGTAGGCTTTACCTATCAAATAGATGCCAAGTCTAACTTGACCACTTTGGCCAGTCGTTACCCTGCGCCAATGAACAAGAAAAAAGGACAGAACTGGCAAGCTCGTATGCAAGCATCGGGCAACCAAGAGTCTATTTCGGCGCGTCTGCAACTGCCAAATGCAAAATTCCAAACGGAAATTGACATCAGTAAGGGCAAGCCATTATTGAAAGCCACCAATACCATTATTGGTTCTGGGAGTTTCCGTGTTAGCCCAATTGTCGGCCATCACGCTTCTTTGCGTTTACCAAAGTTCAATTTGGATCAGTGGCTAGATGCACTAGATAGGCCGGACGTAGGTCCTAAACCTATTGTCAGTGAACTGAACGCTCCAGAATTTCCTATGCCACAACGCATTCGGGTGCAAACCGGCAGTTTCACCGTGGGCGGTTTAGACTGGGATCGCGTCAATTTCTCTGCGCGTAATCGAGATAAAACATGGGATTTTGATTTGGATAGCTCGCAAGCGAAAGGTAAGGCCCGTTATGATGGCCAGAACCTTAATGTGAACTTGTCTAAACTGCAGCTCTATTTAGCCGATGCGGATGAGCCAAAACAGAAACCAAAACAAAGTAAAAAAACTGAGCCACCTCGTCCGCTTATTTCTGACTTTGATCGAGCCTTCTTTGCCAAAGTGCCGGACATGAATCTGAACATTGATGACTTTTGGATGCAAGGTTACAAGGTAGGTAAAGTCGATGCCGCCATGAAACACGAAGGGCATCGAATCGTATGGGACAAGGCCAATTTAACCAGTGGTCAATCAAGTTTATTCGCTAAAGGCTGGTGGACGCTCACCGATAAACAAAGCAACACCCATTTAAGCTTTGATATGAAAGGGGAAAACAACTCTGAAATCATGGCGCGTTTTGGTATTGATTCTGGTATTCAAAAAGCACCGTTTGAGTTTAAGTCCTCATTAGACTGGCAAGGATCACCGTGGAACATGCGAGTGGATACCGTGAATGGTTCTTTAGATGCTAAGTTTGGTCGCGGGGTGATCTCCGATGTGGGGGGGGCCGCTAAACTATTAGGTATGTTTAGCTTAGATTCTCTCATTCGTCGTATGCAGCTAGACTTTAGTGATGTGTTTGATGATGGCCTAGCGTTTGACTCGATTCAAGGCACTGGCAAGGTCGAAAATGGCATATTTGTCACCAACAACCTTAAAATGGACTCTATTTCTGGGGATATGACTATTCGTGGTTTGGCGAACCTAAACACGCAAATGGTTGATGCAGAAGTGACATTCAAACCAGACGTCACATCGGGCATCCCTATGTTGACGGCATTTGCCGTGGCACCGCAAACGGCGCTATATGTTTTGGCAATCAGTACCGTGGTCGCCCCTGTTATTGAGGTTATTACGCAGGTGACTTATGAAATCAAAGGTCCGATGAATTCACCTCAAGTAAAAGAGAAGTCACGACGCAAAGGCGACTTTGAAGTACCCAAGCAACTTCGCTCTGAATCAAAGGGAAATAAGTCATAA
- the tldD gene encoding metalloprotease TldD: protein MTIEQVEQELLAPTGITEQEVSDTLSLIATRDVDYADVYFQSSWHETLILEDSIIKDGSFNIDRGVGVRAVSGEKTGFAYSDQIQSDSLKQSAIAARGIAKQGQSASVQTFSRHSSSANYSTANPLQSLEKQQKIDLLKELDVYIRTKEPLVSEVNISLSAVYEQVLVAATDGTYASDIRPLVRLSISVLAQRGERRERGSSGGGGRYDYQHFMSTEGDKTVAIHMADEAIRSALVALESDAAPAGAMPVVLGAGWPGVLLHEAVGHGLEGDFNRKDASVFSGKVGQKVTSDLCTIVDDGTLLDRRGSVNIDDEGVAGQYNTLIENGVLKGYMQDKLNARLMGVAPTGNGRRESFAHLPMPRMTNTYMLPGQHTPEEIISTVKKGLYAPGLAGGQVDITSGKFVFSTSEAYLIENGKITRPVKGATLIGSGIEAMQQVSMVGNDLKIDRGVGVCGKAGQSVPVGIGQPTLKLDTMTVGGTE, encoded by the coding sequence ATGACAATTGAACAAGTAGAACAAGAACTGCTAGCTCCCACAGGCATTACCGAGCAAGAGGTCAGTGATACCCTCTCTTTAATCGCTACTCGAGACGTTGATTATGCCGATGTCTATTTCCAGTCAAGCTGGCATGAGACTTTGATTCTGGAAGATAGCATCATTAAAGATGGTTCTTTTAATATTGATCGCGGTGTTGGTGTGCGCGCTGTGAGCGGTGAAAAAACCGGTTTTGCTTATTCTGATCAAATTCAATCGGATAGCTTAAAGCAAAGTGCGATTGCGGCTCGTGGCATTGCGAAACAAGGACAAAGTGCATCGGTGCAGACCTTTTCTCGTCATAGCTCAAGTGCCAATTACTCAACCGCTAACCCGCTACAAAGCCTTGAAAAACAGCAGAAGATCGATCTTTTAAAAGAGCTAGATGTTTACATTCGCACCAAGGAACCTTTGGTGAGCGAGGTAAATATTAGCCTTAGTGCCGTGTATGAGCAGGTGCTTGTTGCAGCCACAGACGGTACTTATGCCAGCGATATTCGACCATTAGTTCGTTTATCTATTAGTGTCTTAGCGCAACGAGGCGAGCGCCGTGAGCGTGGTTCATCAGGCGGTGGCGGTCGTTATGACTATCAACACTTTATGAGCACCGAAGGCGATAAAACCGTGGCTATTCATATGGCTGACGAAGCCATTCGTTCAGCTCTTGTTGCTCTAGAGTCCGATGCCGCACCTGCGGGCGCTATGCCGGTGGTACTGGGTGCAGGTTGGCCGGGCGTATTACTTCATGAAGCGGTAGGTCACGGCTTAGAAGGAGACTTTAACCGTAAAGATGCTTCTGTTTTCTCGGGTAAGGTCGGCCAAAAAGTGACATCGGATCTGTGTACCATTGTCGATGACGGCACTTTGTTAGATCGTCGTGGTTCGGTGAATATTGATGATGAAGGGGTTGCAGGACAATACAATACGCTGATTGAAAATGGCGTATTGAAGGGGTACATGCAAGATAAGTTGAACGCGCGCTTAATGGGCGTTGCGCCAACGGGGAACGGTCGCCGTGAATCTTTTGCGCACCTTCCTATGCCTCGCATGACCAATACTTATATGCTGCCTGGTCAGCACACCCCAGAAGAGATTATCTCTACGGTGAAAAAAGGTCTGTATGCGCCGGGTTTGGCGGGTGGTCAGGTTGATATTACTTCAGGAAAATTTGTCTTCTCAACCTCGGAAGCCTACTTAATCGAAAACGGTAAGATCACCCGTCCAGTAAAAGGGGCGACGTTGATAGGCTCTGGTATTGAGGCGATGCAGCAGGTCTCTATGGTTGGTAACGATCTGAAAATAGACCGAGGTGTGGGCGTGTGTGGTAAAGCAGGGCAGAGTGTGCCGGTAGGCATTGGTCAACCGACTCTGAAACTGGATACTATGACGGTTGGTGGTACTGAGTAG